The Raphanus sativus cultivar WK10039 chromosome 2, ASM80110v3, whole genome shotgun sequence DNA segment TCTACCTTCTCTCTGCAaaactaattttcattttttcctaGCTATTTCACAAAAAGccctttattttatatatagttataatataattatttaaagacGTGGAAGCAGAGAAAACTTTACTTTATATATACAGATATCTTTGAGATATACAATGAAACTGaaatatctttcaaaaaaaaattatggtacCGAACTGCCCATCATCCCATACTTGAATGGCTTGTTCAACATGACCAAATCGTTCTAGCGCGTTCAGTGTACGTAAGACCAGTGGAAacaacttattttaaaattttgaacaagACGTTTAGCATGTATAGTGTATACGTTACATTCATTGAAAGTTTAGCATGTATATAGTGTATACGTTTGGGGCGAAACTGGCAAGACCAGTGGCGGAGCCAGCGTGATCTCTCATAGGGgttatttactaaaataattatgtaatattactaaagaaaaattaaaatggaTCAAAGTATAGTTTGGAACCAATGTCATGGGGGTCAAAGCAAAAGATCTTAACCAAATGTTCCAGCCAAAATCAGTAGTACATAAGCTAAACTCATTTATTTGTAGAATTCATGTGGGTCAACTGACCCCCTCCCCACCACGTGGCTACGCCACTGGGCAAGACGACCTTTTTCGGAGGAACTCAACGACGTTAGGAGATGCATGAACTGTCAAAACTTGCAAGAACTCACAAGGCCAATATGATCATGCGCCTAATATTCTCACTCTGCTTAATCAACAGCTCTTTTTCCATATGCAAAACTCATTTCATCACCATTCACATCACTTGTGATCTGACCCGATTCTCGTGAATAAAAAGCGCCACAACCCACAAGGAgcgttttgtttattttctcttCTAACGTTACATCTTTTCcctacataaatattttttttttgtcaaataaaaTACACAAATCCTCACATTATTCGTCATCACAATTGCCATTTTTCTTCTATTTAAATCCCAAACCATTTATTCTTACAACGTCAAAGAAAGTTTGTATTCTttttagcaaaaataaaaatattaataaaaaaagaggCGTCTACTCTGAAAAAGCAATGGAGTTTGAGTTTGATGATCAAGAACGCTTCTGTGAGACTCCTAAGCTTCCTCTGTTCTCGGTTCCATTACACCGAGCAGCTGATACTCCTGGCTTAGCGACGCCGCCTGTGAACATCGCCGGATCAGTGCCGTTTCTATGGGAGGAAGCTCCTGGAAAGCCTCGCGTAACAGATGAGAATAAACCTCCGGCGTCAAAGCAGAAcgccggaggaggaggaggaggagtcgtGAGGTGCCTTGAGCTTCCGCCGAGGCTGATTTCGCCAGCCACAGCGGATGAGCCATCCCCGACCACAGTTCTTGATGGCCCTTACGTTATACCTCGCCGGTCTTTGTCAGTGATATGGAGAAGCGAAAAACAAACCGAGTGTAGCTCCAACTCTTCACATTCCACGAACGGTTGCTGCTGCGACGGTGGCGGGACAACGGTGAAGATAAGCAGAGTTAGAAGAAAAGGAAGCCTGTTGAATCTTT contains these protein-coding regions:
- the LOC130508138 gene encoding uncharacterized protein LOC130508138 is translated as MEFEFDDQERFCETPKLPLFSVPLHRAADTPGLATPPVNIAGSVPFLWEEAPGKPRVTDENKPPASKQNAGGGGGGVVRCLELPPRLISPATADEPSPTTVLDGPYVIPRRSLSVIWRSEKQTECSSNSSHSTNGCCCDGGGTTVKISRVRRKGSLLNLSHSKSDFLARVYKGFKQVIPWRRKQENLPRMSSSNI